In a single window of the Necator americanus strain Aroian chromosome X, whole genome shotgun sequence genome:
- a CDS encoding hypothetical protein (NECATOR_CHRX.G26351.T1), which produces MILDYQPTLFLRTDSIIFRTTAYSQKNIIISRYSSIVFNSAFKAVLSRLHSAGQIVLLKNEDFIYHYSEEIERSMK; this is translated from the exons ATGATT TTGGATTACCAACCTACTTTATTTCTGCGTACTGATTCCATCATTTTCAG AACGACAGCATATTCACAGAAGAACATCATCATATCGCGTTATTCATCAATAGTTTTCAACTCCGCCTTCAAAGCTGTCCTCTCCCGATTGCATTCTGCTGGACA AATAGTTCTGctcaaaaatgaagatttcatCTACCATTATTCTGAGGAGATAG AGCGAagcatgaaatga
- a CDS encoding hypothetical protein (NECATOR_CHRX.G26352.T1) produces the protein MSSDSQKTAIMKLVTNDGENFDVPRDVIRLSTTINTMLQDLGLDNESNDPIPICNVSGPIMKKVLQWCTFHKDDPPNTDDSDNREKRTDDIPSWDVEFLKVDQGTLFELILAANYLDIKGLLDVTCKTVANMIKGKTPEEIRRTFNIKNDFTPEEEEQIRKENAWCED, from the coding sequence ATGTCCTCGGATTCGCAAAAAACCGCAATCATGAAGCTGGTCACGAACGATGGTGAGAATTTCGATGTGCCACGAGATGTGATCCGTCTATCAACAACTATCAACACAATGCTACAGGATCTTGGTCTTGACAATGAATCGAATGATCCGATTCCGATTTGCAACGTCTCCGGTCCTATTATGAAGAAGGTCTTGCAGTGGTGCACATTCCACAAAGATGATCCGCCAAACACTGACGATTCCGACAATCGTGAGAAACGTACGGATGATATTCCAAGCTGGGATGTTGAGTTCCTTAAGGTTGACCAAGGCACCTTGTTCGAACTAATCCTGGCTGCCAATTACTTGGATATCAAAGGTTTGCTTGATGTGACCTGCAAGACGGTCGCCAATATGATCAAGGGGAAAACTCCGGAAGAGATCAGACGTACTTTCAACATCAAGAATGATTTCACTCCGGAGGAGGAAGAGCAGATTCGTAAGGAGAATGCCTGGTGTGAGGATTAG
- a CDS encoding hypothetical protein (NECATOR_CHRX.G26353.T1): MTSRVATRATTPAPDETECMDMLHPLKSDNNLPLISTTPSMPPVIRTTDRPVVLYMAPVHKLHHEDNATTAIDIDGSVQKIQLN; encoded by the exons ATGACATCACGTGTGGCTACGAGAGCAACAACTCCTGCTCCTGATGAAACGGAATGTATGGACATGCTACATCCACTGAAATCCGACAACAATCTACCTCTCATCAGTACTACTCCCTCAATGCCTCCTGTT ATACGAACAACGGATAGGCCGGTTGTGTTGTACATGGCGCCAGTGCACAAACTTCATCACGAAGACAATGCCACTACAGCAATAGATATTGATGGATCAGTACAGAAAATACAATTGAATTAA